From the Deltaproteobacteria bacterium genome, one window contains:
- a CDS encoding acyl-CoA dehydrogenase family protein — protein sequence MDFKLTEAEKLKQQEFEEFFNAEMKNAPPKYGNGGLEGIYDTEEGFAFHKYMAGKLAEKGWLSMGWPKAYGGQEASIMEQVIFDEVRGYYNAPGVDGFAVGMFAPTLIAGASEEQKARLLPPIRDGKAFYCQGWSEPDAGSDLASLTTTAVREGDHYVVNGQKTWTTGAHRAEYMFLLARTDPESKRGKGLSVFHLRMDLPGVQVRPLLFMNGKHVYNEVFFNDVKVPAEDLIGVEGEGWALTRQTMNFERSGAGGFSGAKRYLEELMGYSKKTLRNGKPLSKDPDTRRKIAELFIGAEVGRTLAYKIAWMHQKGDFAGLITAASASKLFSTELAQKLANYATEVMGLYGQLEDDPLAPMGGAMTELYQMSKGATIFAGTNEIQRNLIAWVGLGLPRLKFK from the coding sequence ATGGACTTCAAACTGACCGAAGCAGAGAAATTGAAGCAGCAGGAATTCGAGGAATTCTTTAATGCCGAAATGAAAAACGCCCCGCCGAAGTACGGCAACGGCGGCCTGGAAGGCATCTACGACACGGAGGAGGGATTCGCCTTCCACAAATACATGGCCGGGAAACTGGCGGAAAAGGGCTGGCTCTCCATGGGATGGCCCAAAGCATATGGGGGCCAGGAGGCGTCCATCATGGAGCAGGTCATATTCGATGAGGTCAGGGGCTACTACAACGCCCCTGGGGTGGACGGCTTTGCCGTGGGCATGTTCGCCCCCACGCTGATAGCGGGGGCCAGCGAAGAGCAGAAGGCGCGGCTGTTGCCGCCCATCAGGGACGGAAAGGCGTTTTACTGCCAGGGGTGGAGCGAACCCGATGCAGGTTCGGACTTGGCCTCCCTGACCACGACAGCCGTCCGCGAGGGGGACCATTACGTGGTCAACGGACAGAAAACGTGGACCACCGGCGCACACCGCGCCGAGTACATGTTTCTGCTGGCCCGCACCGACCCCGAGTCGAAACGGGGCAAGGGGCTTTCCGTCTTTCACCTGCGCATGGACCTGCCGGGCGTACAGGTGCGCCCGCTTCTGTTCATGAACGGCAAGCACGTTTACAATGAAGTTTTTTTCAACGACGTGAAAGTCCCCGCCGAAGATTTGATCGGCGTGGAGGGGGAGGGCTGGGCCCTGACGCGCCAGACCATGAATTTCGAAAGGAGCGGGGCCGGCGGGTTTTCAGGTGCAAAGCGCTATCTCGAAGAGCTGATGGGCTATTCCAAAAAGACGCTTCGAAACGGCAAACCCCTGTCCAAAGACCCCGACACGCGGCGTAAAATAGCCGAGCTGTTTATCGGGGCGGAAGTAGGACGAACGCTGGCTTACAAAATTGCCTGGATGCATCAGAAGGGTGATTTCGCCGGCCTGATTACCGCGGCCTCCGCCTCCAAGCTTTTTTCGACCGAGCTGGCTCAAAAGCTGGCCAATTACGCGACGGAGGTGATGGGGCTTTACGGTCAGCTGGAAGACGACCCCCTGGCACCCATGGGCGGCGCCATGACGGAACTGTATCAGATGAGCAAAGGCGCCACCATTTTTGCCGGGACCAACGAAATCCAGCGCAACCTTATTGCCTGGGTGGGGCTGGGATTGCCGCGCTTAAAATTCAAATAA
- a CDS encoding ABC transporter substrate-binding protein — protein sequence MRRVTVIIALLAMTALLVSPCAWAAKEIKIGFNIPLTGDNPDVGASSKNAAEMYLKENPTVKAGGETYNLKFVYEDNEYKPESAVKINTKLITEEGVLGIIGPQSSSQAVPAGEVANNNQTPMISPWSTNPNTTLDRPYVFRGCFLDPFQGPVAANFATDELGAKKAAVIYDIAADYPKGLAENFKEAFEKIHGPGSVVAFESFTTGDKDFSAQMTNIVMSKADVLFIPQYYSEVPLIIRSAKEMGWTRDILGADAWGGGDLMGLCGDDCKGYYFSTHYAAAGAKGATKAFIDAYTEQYGKTPDDVAALTWDTIGLMVQAIKDTGGLSGNIKSDRTKVKDALAGIKDFPGITGTMTFTPDGDPKKCAVIVQINEQGQFAFHKSVCPK from the coding sequence ATGAGGAGAGTAACTGTTATAATTGCATTGTTGGCCATGACGGCGTTGTTGGTTTCACCTTGCGCATGGGCTGCCAAGGAAATCAAGATCGGTTTCAACATTCCACTGACTGGCGACAACCCGGATGTCGGCGCTTCTTCGAAAAATGCGGCCGAAATGTATCTGAAGGAAAACCCGACTGTTAAGGCCGGCGGTGAGACCTACAACCTGAAGTTCGTCTACGAGGACAACGAGTACAAACCCGAGTCCGCCGTCAAGATCAACACCAAGCTCATCACCGAGGAGGGCGTTCTGGGCATCATCGGGCCGCAGTCCTCCAGCCAGGCGGTACCTGCCGGCGAGGTAGCCAACAACAACCAGACCCCCATGATCAGCCCGTGGTCCACCAACCCGAACACCACGTTAGACCGCCCGTACGTCTTCCGCGGGTGTTTCCTGGATCCCTTCCAGGGACCGGTGGCCGCCAATTTTGCCACGGATGAACTGGGCGCTAAGAAGGCGGCCGTGATTTATGACATCGCTGCCGACTATCCCAAGGGCCTGGCCGAAAATTTCAAAGAGGCCTTCGAAAAGATCCATGGCCCGGGATCGGTGGTCGCGTTTGAAAGCTTCACCACCGGCGACAAGGACTTTTCGGCTCAGATGACCAACATCGTCATGTCCAAGGCCGATGTCCTTTTTATTCCCCAGTATTACTCCGAAGTGCCGCTGATCATCCGTTCGGCCAAGGAGATGGGGTGGACGCGCGACATCCTGGGCGCCGATGCCTGGGGCGGCGGTGACCTGATGGGTCTTTGCGGGGACGACTGCAAGGGGTACTACTTTTCCACGCACTATGCCGCAGCCGGCGCCAAGGGCGCCACCAAGGCGTTTATCGATGCCTACACCGAGCAATACGGCAAAACCCCGGACGATGTCGCGGCGCTCACCTGGGACACCATCGGCCTCATGGTTCAGGCCATCAAAGACACCGGCGGGTTGTCGGGAAATATCAAGAGCGACCGCACCAAGGTCAAGGATGCCCTGGCGGGTATCAAAGACTTTCCCGGCATCACCGGCACCATGACCTTTACGCCGGACGGCGACCCCAAGAAGTGTGCGGTCATCGTACAGATCAATGAGCAGGGTCAGTTCGCTTTCCACAAGTCCGTCTGCCCCAAATAA
- a CDS encoding DUF4382 domain-containing protein — MKTLKKSDWLLAALVFLLLAACSGGSGSDSGASNTTGTLSVGLTDASTEDYQAVYVTIDEVRVHRCDTEPEGEVVPADAQDDGLEDDACDGQGTWITMATPHKTYNLLELVNGKVASLGVAELATGTYSQMRLYLGETADDGLNILEESHPYPNYVIVDDVAHELKVPSGYQSGIKLVHAFQIVAGSTVDLLLDFDAAKSVVKAGKSGKRALKPVIKILGTVNLATLSGVVTDDQQTGLGGVEVAVQTFNDQAADPKDRVTSVTTTYTAAGQENVEPYQDDKGQYLVRLLPGSYNIAVYEPGFFPQCRSVTPESGDVLNADFSLVPAGTGSVTVTIENSPEVGDTEIILSFRQTCPNEEPFEVVALPYVDGFQVDLPGRYDPDDPPVEYELVVSAEGWETHVETVVVAAGEISEYPVSLTATPSPL, encoded by the coding sequence ATGAAAACGCTTAAAAAAAGTGACTGGCTGTTGGCTGCGCTGGTTTTCTTGCTTTTAGCCGCTTGCAGCGGGGGCTCCGGTTCGGACAGCGGCGCTTCGAACACCACGGGAACCCTGTCGGTGGGGCTTACGGATGCCTCCACGGAAGACTACCAGGCCGTTTATGTCACCATTGACGAGGTGCGCGTTCACCGCTGCGACACGGAGCCGGAGGGAGAAGTCGTGCCGGCGGACGCACAAGATGACGGTTTGGAGGACGACGCCTGCGACGGTCAAGGCACCTGGATCACCATGGCGACCCCTCATAAGACGTACAACCTCCTGGAACTGGTGAACGGGAAAGTCGCCTCCCTCGGAGTCGCCGAACTGGCGACGGGAACCTACTCCCAGATGCGGCTCTATCTCGGCGAGACAGCGGATGACGGGCTCAACATACTGGAAGAATCTCACCCGTATCCGAATTATGTGATCGTGGACGATGTTGCCCATGAATTGAAGGTCCCCAGCGGATACCAGAGCGGCATCAAGCTGGTCCACGCGTTCCAGATCGTGGCGGGCTCCACCGTGGATCTCCTGCTGGACTTTGACGCTGCCAAGTCCGTGGTCAAGGCCGGCAAGAGCGGCAAACGCGCGCTCAAGCCTGTCATCAAGATTTTGGGCACCGTCAATCTGGCCACTCTGAGCGGTGTGGTGACGGACGACCAGCAAACCGGCCTCGGCGGTGTCGAGGTTGCCGTGCAGACCTTTAATGACCAGGCGGCAGACCCCAAGGACCGTGTGACGTCCGTTACGACCACCTATACCGCTGCCGGCCAGGAAAATGTCGAACCGTACCAGGACGATAAGGGACAGTACCTGGTGCGCCTCCTCCCCGGCAGCTACAATATTGCCGTCTATGAACCGGGCTTCTTCCCGCAGTGCCGGAGTGTCACGCCCGAATCGGGCGACGTTCTGAATGCCGATTTCAGCCTGGTGCCGGCCGGAACCGGGAGCGTGACCGTCACCATCGAAAACTCTCCGGAGGTGGGCGATACGGAAATAATCCTGAGTTTCCGCCAGACCTGCCCCAACGAAGAGCCGTTCGAGGTGGTCGCACTGCCGTACGTCGACGGGTTCCAGGTCGATCTGCCGGGCCGGTATGACCCAGATGATCCTCCCGTCGAATATGAACTCGTGGTTTCGGCGGAGGGCTGGGAAACGCATGTCGAAACGGTCGTTGTGGCGGCAGGAGAAATCAGCGAGTATCCGGTCAGCCTGACGGCAACCCCTTCCCCCCTTTAA
- a CDS encoding branched-chain amino acid ABC transporter permease, whose product MTFNFFMQNLINALQWGSFYALIALGYSMVYSILMLFNFAHGDIFMVGAYIGLGVSTGLLALVGTGATAILPGWSVLVLTILISMFLTAFVGIIVERVGYRPLRDAPRASAAITGLMIGIILETGNILFLGGSRLKFPQLIQSVTYNIGGVYVTNKKIMIVLVSLGLMLALHQFVTRTKYGMAMRAMAYDYLVIPLMGVSMNRVAVMTFAIGSALAAAAGILFGLAYPVLDPYMGVSFGWKAFVAAILGGRGSIMGACIAGFMLGFIEIMTVPAIQIVNRLFELNIGSNLRDLIAYSIVLLILIFRPHGLFGEAYSAKLRL is encoded by the coding sequence ATGACCTTCAACTTTTTCATGCAGAACCTCATCAACGCCCTCCAGTGGGGAAGTTTTTATGCCCTGATCGCACTGGGCTACTCCATGGTTTACAGCATTCTCATGCTGTTCAACTTCGCCCACGGGGACATTTTCATGGTGGGCGCCTACATCGGGCTGGGCGTGTCCACCGGACTGCTGGCCCTGGTGGGGACCGGAGCGACCGCTATATTGCCGGGCTGGTCGGTTCTGGTGTTGACCATCCTGATATCCATGTTCCTGACGGCTTTTGTGGGGATTATCGTGGAGAGGGTCGGGTATCGTCCGCTGCGCGACGCTCCCCGTGCCTCCGCCGCCATTACCGGTTTGATGATCGGCATCATCCTGGAAACAGGCAACATTCTGTTTCTGGGCGGATCGCGCCTCAAGTTCCCCCAGCTCATCCAATCCGTCACCTACAACATCGGTGGGGTCTACGTGACCAACAAGAAAATCATGATCGTGTTGGTTTCACTCGGGTTGATGCTGGCCCTGCACCAGTTCGTGACGCGTACCAAGTATGGCATGGCCATGCGGGCCATGGCCTACGATTACCTGGTCATCCCCCTGATGGGCGTATCCATGAACCGGGTGGCCGTCATGACCTTTGCCATCGGTTCGGCTCTGGCGGCGGCGGCGGGAATCCTTTTCGGATTGGCCTATCCGGTGTTGGACCCCTACATGGGGGTCAGTTTCGGATGGAAAGCCTTTGTAGCGGCGATTCTTGGGGGGCGCGGCTCAATTATGGGGGCCTGTATCGCCGGGTTCATGCTGGGATTCATCGAAATCATGACCGTACCGGCCATCCAGATCGTGAACCGCCTTTTCGAGCTGAATATCGGATCGAATTTGAGAGACCTGATCGCATATTCCATCGTCTTGCTGATTCTCATATTCAGACCCCACGGGCTGTTCGGCGAGGCATATAGTGCCAAACTGCGTCTGTAA
- a CDS encoding enoyl-CoA hydratase, whose product MPLNLELIGKKTEPTPFTYNQDSVILYALGVGAGVDELDFVYEKNLKVLPTFAVIPILPSMGPLMKNSGINMPAVLHGEQKIILHAAIPDAGTLYSVGEWESVYDKGDKGAVLNFGFQTYDQEDRLVFENKIVIVDRSAGNFGGDRGPKGEKIDPPEGKQADFSVTYAISKDQAALYRLSGDKNPLHVDPEFAKKGKLPAPILHGLCTYGHAGRAILHSVCDGEPSKLKSFAARFMNVVFPGETITVDGWKRETGGVVIQVKAGDGRLILGNALAELA is encoded by the coding sequence ATGCCCTTGAACTTGGAACTCATCGGAAAAAAGACCGAACCGACGCCTTTTACGTACAACCAGGACTCTGTGATCCTCTACGCCCTGGGCGTGGGTGCGGGCGTGGATGAGCTTGATTTCGTTTACGAAAAAAATCTCAAGGTGCTGCCCACCTTTGCGGTCATACCGATTCTGCCCAGCATGGGGCCGTTGATGAAAAATTCGGGCATCAACATGCCCGCCGTGCTGCACGGTGAACAGAAGATCATTTTGCACGCCGCCATCCCCGATGCGGGGACGCTTTACAGCGTTGGCGAGTGGGAATCGGTGTACGACAAGGGCGACAAAGGGGCTGTCCTCAACTTCGGTTTTCAAACCTATGACCAAGAAGACCGGCTCGTTTTTGAAAACAAGATCGTGATAGTGGACCGCAGCGCGGGCAATTTCGGGGGAGACCGGGGACCGAAGGGTGAGAAGATCGATCCGCCCGAGGGAAAACAAGCGGACTTTTCCGTGACCTACGCCATTTCCAAAGACCAGGCAGCCCTATACCGGCTCAGCGGCGACAAGAATCCCCTGCACGTCGATCCCGAGTTTGCCAAAAAAGGCAAACTTCCGGCCCCTATCCTGCATGGCCTTTGCACCTATGGTCATGCCGGCCGGGCCATACTGCACAGCGTGTGCGACGGGGAGCCGTCCAAACTGAAGTCGTTTGCGGCCCGCTTCATGAACGTTGTCTTTCCCGGTGAGACCATAACGGTCGACGGTTGGAAAAGGGAGACGGGAGGGGTTGTCATCCAGGTGAAAGCCGGCGATGGCCGTCTGATTCTGGGCAATGCCCTGGCTGAGCTTGCATGA
- a CDS encoding acyl-CoA/acyl-ACP dehydrogenase produces MYDFLLTPEEQELKKEVRRFVSEEITGDFLRRMDNDDITYPREFVQKLADRGLRGIRFPRKYGGRGMNWVAEVAANEEIGCLGMALGCAFVMPSIVGEALNVFGTEEQKQKYLKPYIEGSLVAAEALTEPRGGSDFFGAMTRAELKGDHFVLNGMKRFVVGAEGADFFLVYCKTNFDPDAHKYSRLSLLIVDKGPGVETEYLYGLMGCRGGGTGRLVFRDVEVPRENLVGELHGGALCFHQMMIPERLTSASASLGVWGALDLAVRYTDKRRTFGREIRNYQGVSFKVADAVTRLDAARGICFMAARAVDENYPNLRRIVSEAKRFATEAAWDVVNGAMQVMGGIGYTDVYPIERALRDTRLGMIWTGTSEIMNLMIQHEYYNQVLDPAYDRRKMEEDAMHPDESERCFTDEDMRTVFGGTI; encoded by the coding sequence ATGTATGATTTTCTGCTCACCCCGGAAGAACAGGAACTGAAAAAAGAGGTGCGCCGATTCGTCAGCGAAGAAATTACCGGCGATTTTTTACGGCGGATGGACAACGACGACATCACCTACCCGCGCGAATTCGTGCAGAAACTGGCGGACAGGGGATTGCGGGGAATCCGTTTCCCCCGAAAGTACGGTGGGCGCGGGATGAATTGGGTAGCGGAAGTCGCCGCCAACGAGGAGATCGGCTGCCTGGGCATGGCCCTGGGATGCGCCTTCGTGATGCCGTCCATCGTGGGCGAAGCGTTGAACGTCTTCGGAACCGAGGAACAGAAACAGAAATACCTGAAGCCCTATATCGAGGGTAGCCTGGTGGCGGCCGAAGCACTCACCGAGCCCCGCGGCGGGTCGGACTTTTTCGGCGCCATGACCCGGGCCGAATTGAAAGGCGACCACTTTGTCTTAAACGGCATGAAACGGTTTGTGGTCGGCGCCGAAGGGGCCGACTTCTTCCTGGTCTACTGTAAAACCAACTTCGACCCCGATGCCCACAAATACAGCCGTCTCAGCCTCCTGATCGTGGACAAAGGACCCGGCGTGGAAACCGAATACCTTTACGGCCTCATGGGCTGCCGGGGAGGCGGCACCGGACGGCTCGTGTTCAGGGATGTCGAGGTGCCCAGGGAAAACCTCGTGGGCGAACTGCATGGGGGCGCCCTCTGTTTTCACCAGATGATGATCCCCGAGCGCCTGACATCCGCTTCGGCAAGCCTGGGCGTCTGGGGCGCCCTGGATCTGGCGGTGCGCTACACCGACAAAAGAAGGACCTTCGGCCGGGAAATCCGTAATTACCAGGGCGTCAGCTTCAAGGTGGCCGATGCCGTAACCCGGCTCGACGCCGCCCGCGGCATCTGTTTCATGGCAGCCAGGGCCGTGGACGAAAACTATCCCAACCTGCGCCGTATCGTCAGCGAGGCAAAGCGCTTTGCCACCGAAGCGGCCTGGGACGTGGTCAACGGCGCCATGCAGGTCATGGGGGGCATTGGCTACACGGATGTCTACCCTATCGAAAGGGCCCTGCGGGACACCCGGTTGGGCATGATCTGGACCGGCACCAGCGAAATCATGAACCTCATGATCCAGCACGAATACTACAACCAGGTTCTGGACCCGGCCTACGACCGGCGCAAAATGGAAGAGGATGCCATGCACCCCGACGAATCGGAACGCTGTTTTACGGACGAAGACATGCGCACGGTGTTCGGTGGTACGATATAA
- a CDS encoding acyl-CoA/acyl-ACP dehydrogenase produces MDLDFSKEQEMLRKSVAEFLSKECPFDTVREIEDSDEGFDKKMWKKMAELGWMELHFPEAYGGLGDPFADMSIIMEEMGRKAFPSPFFSTVIQCGLILVEGASEKQKKVLLPKIAAGKEIMALAQYEEEASYLESGIRLEARREGDDYVLNGRKLFALDANIADDIIVAARTDEGVTLFLVSAGAPGVTIEKMRTIGKDNNCTVSLDKVRVPAADTVGEPGQGWAILERVVPKAIVAKCAEMLGGCAESIAMTAAYAKERVQYGTPIGGFQAIQHYMANMRVAYDTSIYYLHKVAWMLDQDMDAGQEVSALKAQVNEQYKYITERAVQIHGGIGTTREFNIGLFYRRAKAFEYILGDTGYHLEKIADALEL; encoded by the coding sequence ATGGATCTGGATTTCAGTAAAGAGCAGGAAATGCTGCGCAAGTCGGTGGCCGAGTTTCTGTCCAAGGAATGCCCTTTCGACACCGTCAGGGAGATCGAGGACAGTGACGAGGGATTCGATAAGAAAATGTGGAAAAAAATGGCCGAATTGGGATGGATGGAGCTTCACTTCCCCGAGGCCTACGGCGGATTGGGGGATCCCTTTGCCGACATGTCTATTATCATGGAGGAGATGGGCAGGAAGGCCTTCCCAAGCCCTTTTTTCTCCACGGTCATCCAATGCGGCCTGATCCTCGTGGAGGGCGCATCGGAAAAGCAGAAAAAAGTATTGCTGCCCAAGATCGCAGCCGGAAAAGAGATCATGGCCCTGGCGCAATACGAGGAAGAGGCCAGCTATCTCGAATCCGGGATCAGGCTGGAAGCCCGGCGCGAGGGCGACGATTATGTGCTAAACGGCAGGAAGCTGTTCGCCCTGGATGCCAATATCGCCGATGATATCATCGTTGCCGCCAGGACCGATGAGGGGGTAACGCTGTTTCTGGTGAGTGCGGGGGCGCCCGGTGTGACCATTGAGAAGATGCGGACGATCGGCAAGGACAACAATTGCACGGTCTCCTTAGACAAGGTCAGGGTGCCGGCGGCGGACACGGTCGGCGAACCGGGCCAGGGGTGGGCTATTCTCGAGAGGGTGGTCCCCAAGGCGATCGTGGCCAAGTGTGCCGAGATGCTCGGCGGGTGTGCGGAGTCCATTGCCATGACCGCAGCCTATGCCAAGGAACGGGTGCAGTACGGAACGCCCATCGGCGGGTTCCAGGCCATCCAGCACTACATGGCCAACATGCGCGTAGCCTATGACACCAGCATTTACTACCTTCACAAAGTGGCCTGGATGCTGGATCAGGACATGGATGCCGGCCAGGAGGTCTCGGCGCTCAAGGCGCAGGTGAACGAGCAGTACAAGTATATCACCGAGCGCGCGGTGCAGATCCACGGCGGTATCGGGACCACGCGGGAATTCAACATCGGCCTGTTCTACCGGCGGGCCAAGGCGTTCGAGTACATCCTCGGCGACACCGGGTATCATCTGGAGAAGATCGCCGACGCCCTGGAACTCTAG
- a CDS encoding branched-chain amino acid ABC transporter permease: MSATAELKQTNGFKSLFKRLYGNAPLLGILLGFFICTLWEMLIGETLASWLLLPKMPILFGMVTVSKVFAGLINLAIKGTPFEWFSLIHVPMALIYFGVVYAVPLAVVIRLTVRSANAVARSLQQLPLIVTALVHLGMLYAIFHFWAGLSDYRLISLKLTLIAVLLTLSLNIINGYMGEFSCSHPGFMAVGAYMSSVFTVGLFVNDKVLGDALLGVPMAYVSFPLALIFGGLCASLCALVVAVPSFRTRGDYLAIISLAFLFIVKSFFENMQSLGGARGIMGQPNWATLPVIFVVVVFGVWAINNFVNSTLGKALNAVRDDEMAADAMTVNTRKTKMVAFLFGAFWAGMAGGLLAHVLRFINPAMFGIQKLAEVLAMVYFGGLNSVYGSIVGAVSISLLGEVLRPLEILKWIVIPLLLILVMVYRPTGLVAFKTFNVREAFGPKEVE, from the coding sequence ATGTCTGCTACCGCTGAATTAAAACAGACAAATGGTTTCAAAAGCCTTTTCAAAAGGCTTTATGGCAACGCTCCCCTTCTGGGAATTCTCTTGGGATTTTTTATCTGCACCCTTTGGGAAATGCTGATCGGCGAAACGCTGGCTTCATGGCTGCTTCTGCCCAAAATGCCCATTCTGTTCGGTATGGTGACCGTATCCAAGGTGTTTGCCGGGCTGATCAACCTGGCGATCAAAGGGACGCCTTTTGAGTGGTTTTCGCTGATCCACGTGCCCATGGCGCTGATCTACTTCGGTGTGGTCTACGCCGTTCCCCTGGCCGTCGTTATCCGGTTGACGGTCCGGTCGGCCAACGCCGTTGCCCGGTCCCTTCAACAACTGCCGCTCATCGTGACGGCGCTGGTGCACCTGGGGATGCTGTACGCCATCTTCCACTTCTGGGCGGGGTTGAGCGATTACCGGCTGATTTCGTTGAAATTGACGCTCATTGCCGTCCTGCTGACCCTCAGCTTGAACATCATCAACGGCTACATGGGGGAATTTTCCTGCTCCCATCCGGGCTTCATGGCCGTGGGCGCCTATATGTCCTCCGTGTTTACGGTCGGGCTTTTCGTCAACGACAAAGTGCTCGGAGATGCGCTGCTGGGTGTTCCCATGGCATATGTGAGCTTCCCCCTCGCCCTGATTTTCGGCGGTCTGTGTGCATCCCTGTGCGCGCTGGTGGTTGCCGTCCCTTCCTTCCGGACACGGGGGGACTACCTGGCCATTATCAGTCTGGCGTTCCTGTTCATCGTCAAGAGTTTTTTCGAGAACATGCAGTCATTGGGCGGTGCCAGGGGCATCATGGGGCAGCCCAACTGGGCGACGCTCCCGGTTATATTCGTTGTCGTTGTGTTCGGGGTATGGGCCATCAACAATTTCGTGAATTCCACGCTCGGCAAGGCGCTCAATGCCGTGCGGGACGATGAGATGGCCGCTGATGCCATGACCGTAAACACCCGCAAAACCAAAATGGTCGCCTTCCTTTTCGGGGCTTTCTGGGCCGGGATGGCCGGCGGGCTTCTGGCCCACGTGCTGCGGTTCATCAACCCGGCCATGTTCGGCATACAAAAGCTGGCGGAGGTTCTGGCAATGGTCTATTTCGGCGGCCTCAATTCGGTTTACGGATCCATTGTGGGGGCCGTTTCCATCAGTCTGCTGGGCGAGGTTCTGCGGCCGCTGGAAATCCTGAAATGGATTGTCATCCCCCTGCTGCTTATTCTGGTGATGGTTTACAGACCCACCGGCCTGGTCGCGTTCAAGACGTTCAATGTGCGCGAGGCTTTCGGACCAAAGGAGGTGGAGTAG